The window GGACTCGGCATCCCCCACTATCTTATAAGATACCTCTTTGTCGGTATTTAGGTCAAGCAGGGTAACGGTAGCGCCGAACACTATCTTTTCTTCGCATATTTTAGATACGTCTATAATCTGCGCCCTTGCAATCTGGTCTTCAATCTCCATAATCTTGCCGTTTATAAAACCCTGTTTGTCCTTTGCATACTGGTATTCGGCATTTTCGGAAAGATCCCCGTGCGCCCTTGCCTCTTCTATAGCTTTTATATTTGCCGGTCTTTCTACGGATTTGAGTCTTTTCAGCTCTTTAACTAAATTTTCATGCCCCTCTTTAGTTATATAAAAAGCTTTTTCGTTGGTTGCCAAAATTATCACCTCCCGGATAAATTGTAATATTTATTTATATACCTTTATAATAATCCTGTAAAGCTTTAACGGAGATATTATTTTCCTTAAGAGCTTTAATAGCCATGCACGCAGCTTCCGCCCCGCGTATAGTCGTATAATACGGCAGGGAAAACTCTATTGCGCTTCTTCTTATAACATAAGAATCTTCCAAAGATTTTTGCCCCCGCGGCGTATTAATTATCATTGATATTTCCTTATTTTTAAGCGCGTCTATGATATGGGGGCGCCCTTCTTTCACTTTGTTTATTTTTACGTTTTTAATGCCTACTCCTTCTAAATATTCGGATGTTCCTTTCGTCGCAAGTATATTAAGTCCCGCTTCGGTTAAAGATATGCCCAGTTCTTTTAAATATTTTTTGTCTTCGTCTTTTACGCTTATAAGAACGTTTCCGGCAAGAGGCAGGTTCTGTCCGGCGGCTATCTGCGACTTTGCATAAGCCATTCCGAAACTTGAATCTATTCCCATAACTTCTCCCGTAGATCTCATTTCTGGGCCAAGCATAGGATCGACGTTGGAAAATTTAGAAAAAGGAAATACGGCTTCCTTTACGCAGTAATAATTAATATCGAAAGACCTGCCTAGATTAAAACTTTTAAGTTTTTCTCCGAGCATAATTCTTGTTGCTAATTTTGCTATCTGTACTCCGGTAGCCTTGCCTATAAACGGAACCGTTCTCGATGCCCTTGGATTTACTTCTATAATGTATATTTTTTCGTTTTTTACCGCAAATTGAATATTAATAAGCCCGTTCACGTAAAATTCCCTGCAAATAGTTTCGGTAATATCTTTAATTTTTTCGATAGATTTATTATCTAAAGAAAAAGATGGAAGCGAACATGCGCTGTCTCCCGAATGAACTCCCGCCTCTTCAATGTGTTCCATTATTCCCGCTATATAAACCGATTCTCCGTCGCTTAAAGCATCTACGTCTATTTCTATGGCATCTTCTAAAAATTTGTCTATAAGTATCGGAAAAGAAATATCCTGCTTAAATATCTTTTTTATATATTCCGAAAGCCCTTCCTCTCCGTAAATAACCTCCATCGCTCTTCCGCCAAGAACGTAAGAAGGCCTCAGGAGAACCGGAAAACCGATAGATATTGCTTTGTCGAATATTTCTTCGCCGCTGAATGCCATAGAACTTTCAGGCTGTAATAAATTTAATTTATTTATTATATTTTTAAATTTTTCCCTATCTTCCGCTATGTCTATATATTTATAAGGCGTCCCAAGAATTTTTATGCCTTGGGAATCAAATTTCTTTGCTAATTTAAGGGGCGTCTGTCCTCCGAATTGAAGTATAACAGGAGGATTGTTTTCGGCATCGCATACAGCTTCGGCATCTTCAAAAGTTAAAGGCTCGAAATATAGCCTCGAAGAAGTATCGTAATCGGTGGAAACAGTTTCCGGATTGCAGTTCAGCATTATAGAGGAAATTTTTTTCTCCTTTAGCGCGAGAGAGCAGTGAACGCAACAATAGTCGAATTCTATGCCCTGTCCTATTCTGTTAGGACCGCTTCCCAAGATAACGACCTTTTCGTTATCAATCGGCTCTACCTCATTAAACTTATCAAATGAAGAATACATATAAGGCGTAGCGGCTTCAAATTCAGCAGCGCATGTATCGACCTTTTTAAAGACTCTTTTTATGCCCGCATCTTTTAAAGCTCCATAAACCGCATTTTTGGTTTCTTCGATAATTGAAACAGCCTTGAGGTCTTTTTTTAAATATTCTTCCGGTAAAATATGTTTTCCGTCTTTTTTTCTTGCAATTAATTTAGCTATAATCCTGTTTGAAAAACCCATCTCTTTAGATTCTTTAATAAGGTCAATATTTTTTAAAGGCTCTTCGGCAAAAAACAGCTTTCTTTCATGTTCTATTATTGATTCAATCTGGGCAAGGAACCACATATCTATTTTAGAAAATTCATTAATTTCTTTAGCCGAAAATCCTGCCCTTAACGCGTCCGCTATCAAAAAAAGTCTTCGAAAATCGTTATTTTTTATTAACAATTTAATTTCTTCTTTAACGACTTCCATATCCTGTTTTTCGTTTATTAAATCGTAAGAAAGATCTAAGCCGTAAAGCGATTCTATGCCGTAATATCCGTTTTCTAAAGACCTTGCCGCTTTTTGCAGGGATTCGGCAAAGGTTCTTCCTATGGCCATTACTTCGCCTACGGATTTCATATGAGTAGTCAGCGTGCTGTCGGTTTGAGGAAATTTTTCAAAAGTAAAACGAGGTATTTTAGTTACTACATAGTCTATAGAAGGTTCAAAACATGCAAGCGTTTTTTTAGTTATATCGTTGGTAATTTCGTCTAAAGTATATCCGACTGCAAGTTTTGCCGCAATTTTTGCAATCGCAAAACCTGTGGCTTTAGAGGCAAGACTTGAGCTTCTCGATACCCTTGGATTCATTTCTATGACGTAAACGTTTTCGGAATCTGGGTCTAAGGCAAACTGAATATTTGATCCGCCGGTTTCTACGCCTATTTCGCTCATTATCTTTATAGAATAATCCCTGATTTTCTGAAGATCTCCGTCGCTTAAAGTTTGAACCGGAGCGATAGTTATGGAATCGCCGGTATGAATTCCCATAGGGTCAAGATTTTCTATAGAGCATATTATAATGGTATTCTTATTTTTATCGGTCATCACTTCAAGCTCTACTTCCTTAAATCCTATTGCGGATTTTTCTATCAATATTTCGCTTATCGGACTTAAATTCAAACCGTTTGCGGCTATTTCCCCAAACTCATATATGTTATAAGCTATTCCGCCGCCGCTTCCGCCGAGAGTAAAAGAAGGCCTTATAATTACGGGAAACCCTATAGTTTTTTGAACTTCATACGCTTCGTCCATATTCCTGGCGAAACCGCCCTGTAAAACAGGCACCCCGATTTTTTCCATGCTTTTCTTAAAATATTCCCTGTCTTCCGCTTTTTTTATAGCATCTATGTTAGCGCCCAGGATATTTAACCCGTATTTTTGTACGACTCCCGCATCAAAAAGTTCCAGAGTTAAATTGAGCGCGGTCTGCCCTCCAAGCGTGGGCAATATACTGTCAGGTCTTTCTTTTTCGATAATTTTTTCGACAAAATCCTTAGTTAGCGGCTCTATATAAGTTTTATATGCGTTGTCGGGATCGGTCATTATGGTTGCAGGATTTGAATTTACCAATATTACTTCGTATCCCTCCTCGGTAAGAGCTTTAGCTCCCTGCGTACCGGAATAGTCAAACTCGGCGGCCTGTCCTATTACAATGGGTCCCGAACCTATTATTAGAATTCTTTTAATATCCGTTCTTTTAGGCATGTGATTATTTTTTTAAGTTTTATTATATAGTTAATATTTATATATTTTTATATTTAATCTATTATTTATTGATCGAATGGCCGCTTACTTTTAATGCGAGATTATTGAACTTTATTAAACTCCGTACGCTATCGCTCGCAATGACTTAAGTCGGCTAAATCTTCGTCGAAAAATTTATCGTTTTGAAAAAAGCCCGTTAAATTATTGCCGATTAACGATTCGACCGCAGCCGAATATTCCTCGTTAGTAATCGGCATAGATATATTATCGTCGTACTTGGCTTTATAAGCCGGAAAATACTGACTCATAATACTTACGGGAACATCTATACTAAGCTTTTCGGCTATAAATTTAAAAGAATCCTCGTAACCGCTTATTCCATTCGGCAAAACAAGATGCCTTATCAGAAGTCCCGATACCGCAATACCGTTTTTTTTATTTATTCTTAGCTCTTTAACCTGTTCATACATTATTTTTAAAGCCTTTCTGTTTACTTCTACATAATTAGATATTCCTGAGTATTTTAAAGCATATCCGTCATCGGAATATTTAATGTCCGGAAGATATATATCTATTAAATTATCCAGCAAATCTAACAGTCTTTCGTCTTCATAACCGGAACTGTTATAAACTATCGGTATATTAAGCCCGATTTTTTTAGCCAAAAAAATAGATTCGGCGACAAAAGGCATATAATGCGCAGAAGTTACGAGGTTAATATTGTTAGCCCCTTTTTCCTGCAGCTTAACCATTTTTTCCGCAAATTCGGCCGTGCTATGATATACTCCTGCGCCGTACCTGCTTATAGGATAATTCTGGCAAAACTTGCATTTTAACGGACAGCCGCTAAAAAAAACCGTTCCGGAACCTGTTTTTCCGGATATAGGAGGTTCTTCTCCAAAATGAAGATTTATGCTGGCTATTTTAAGAACATCTTCTCCGCCGCACAAACCTTTTTCGCCTTTTAACCTTTTTGCTCCGCACCGTCTCGGACACAATCCGCAATTTTCGGCTAAATCGTAAAGCGCATCTATTTTTGCGATAAAATCTGCGTTAGAAATATTAAGATACGAAGGCTTAAACAAATTAAAACCGTCCCTTATCTTAAACATATCGCTTTAAATTCGGAAAACAGATACCGCGAATCTCTAGGACCGGGAGAACTTTCCGGATGATATTGAACGGAAAACGCCTTTAATTTTTCGTTCTTAATGCCTTCGACGGTATTGTCGTTCAAATTTATATGCGTCAAAACGGTATTCTTATCGGCTGATTTACCTTGAAAATCTACGCAAAAACCATGATTCTGGGAAGTAATTTCTACCTTGCCGTTTTTTAAATTTTTAACGGGTTGATTTATTCCGTGATGTCCAAATTTTAACTTATAAGTTTTAAAACCTAAAGACCTAGATAAAAGCTGATGTCCGAGGCATATTCCAAAAATAGGCTTTTCGCCCAGCAAACCCTTAATAGTTTCAACTTCTTCGGTCATAGTCTGAGGATCGCCGGGACCGTTCGACAGAAGAATTCCATCCGGCTCTGTATTTAATATTTCTTTTTTAGAAAAATTGTGAGGTACTACGGTAACATCGGCTTTTATATGATTTAAACATCTAATAGTATTAAATTTAACTCCGTAATCAATAACCGTAACCCTGAATTCTGGAAAGTCCGTTTTATTTTCGTAAGCTTTTTTGCATGAAACGCTTGAGACTAAATTTAAACCTTCCATTTTAGGTAAAGAACTTAATTTCTTTTTAATATAATCGATACCTGCTTCTTTTGGAGCTATATATAAGTTCGACTGTCCTCCGTCTCTTATAGAAATAGTCAAATGCCTCGTATCTATTCCGGATACAACCGGATAACCGTACGAATTTATAAATTCGGATAAACTTTTGACTGCGCCGTAATGCGAATAGTTATTAACGTAATTTTTTGTTACCAAGCCGGAAATCCACACCTTGTCGGACTCAAAATCAAACTCGTTTATTCCGTAATTGCCTATCATAGGATAAGTCATAACTACTACCTGTCCGTTATAAGACGGGTCCGTAACCAATTCCTGGTAACCGTTCATAGCTGTATTAAAAACGGCTTCGCCGCCGGATTCCAGAGGTTTTCCCTCAAAGAATCCTTCGTAAAAATCTCCGTTTTCAAACATCAATACGGCTTTTTCTTTTTTAAAACTATTATCCATATTTATTAATATTTTTATTTAATTTTATTTTAAAACTTTACCGCCTGCTATAACAAAAGAAGATTTGCCTTTAAACTTTTCTCCTATAAAAGGCGAATTTTTACTTAAAGATTTAATTTCTCTTTCGGTAAACTGCCACTTTTTATTTAAATCGACTACCGTAATATCTCCTATATAACCGTTAGAAATCGAACCCCTTCCCGTTAAATTTAAAATTTTAGCAGGATTTAAAGACATAAGCTCCGCAATTCTTATTAAAGAAATTTTGTTATCGTGAAAAAGCCTTAAGGTTAACGGCAATGAAGTTTCTAAACCTATAATTCCAAAAGGAGCGGCATCCAAAGTGTCGTCCTTTTCGTCTTTACTGTGAGGAGCATGATCCGTAGCTATAACGTCTATAGTTCCGTCCTGTATAGCTTCTGTTACGGCTCTTTTATCCATTTCAGTCCTTAAAGGAGGATTCATTTTTGCGTTAGTATTATAATCGAGCAAAGATTCTTCGGTAAGAGAAAAATAATGGGGACAGGTTTCGCAAGTAACTTTTGCCCCTGTTTTTTTTGCCTGTCTTATAATGTTTACGGAACCCGCCGTAGAAACATGCGCAACGTGAAGTTTTACGCCGTAATATCCGGCAAGAATAACGTCTCTTGCGGTGCCTATATCTTCGGCGATACTAGGCATGCCGATAACGCCGAGCCGCTCCGACATAACCCCTTCGTTTATTACGCCTTTGCCGCGCAATTTTATATCTTCGCTGTGCGATATAACGGGTAAATTAAAAGTATCGGCATATAATAACGCCCTGCTCATAAGTGCCGAATCCTCTACCGGATTGCCGTCGTCGCTAAGCGCTATCGCCCCGGCATCTTTAAGTTTTCCTATATCGGCGAGCGAAGCGCCTTTAAGCCCTTTAGAAATAGCGCCTATAGGAAATAAATTTATTAAATCTAAATTTTTTGCCTTGCCTATTAAAAAACTTGTTACCTCTTCCGAATCGTTTGCCGGATTTGTGTTCGGCATACAGCATATAGAGGTAAATCCTCCGGATATTGCCGCCTCCATTCCCGATTTTATCGTTTCTTTATATTCGTAGCCGGGTTCCCTTAAATGAACGTGCATATCTATTAAACCGGGAAAAACTATTAAACCGTCGGCGGATATGGTTTTAACTCCGCCCTTAGCGCCTGTCGGCTTTTTAACCGGCAAATCTTTTATTATTCCGTTTTCTATATAGATATCTCTTTTGACTTCGGTTTTAGTCAAAGGGTCGATAACTATGCCGTTTTTTATTAAAAGTTTATCCATTAAGTTTCTGATATCCTATTAAAATATAAAGACATGCCATTCTTACGGCGACTCCGTTTTCAACTTGTTTAAATATATGGGTTTTATTTTCGTTTATTATACTGCCGGAAATTTCCACGTCTCTGTTTACAGGTCCGGGGTGAAGCACCATAACTTTTTTATCGGCCTTCGACAAAAGCTCAGGCGTCAACCTGAAAAAATTTCTGTATTCTTCTATCGACGGTATAAAATAATAACCTGCTCTTTCTTTCTGTATTCTCAGCATTATTATTACGTCGGCATTTTTAACCGCTTCTTCCATACTTTTCGAAATAAATACTTTGCCGCCGCCGTATTCCGCCATCCTCGGCAAAAGAGAATGCGGAGCATAAAGATAAATTTCGGCGCCTAACTTTGAAAATCCGTAAATATCCGACCGTGCGACTCTTGAGTGATAAATATCTCCGATTATAGCCACTTTAAGAGACTTAAAATCTTTTTTTGCTTCCGCAACCGTCATAATATCCAAAAGACACTGCGTGGGATGCTCGTTTATGCCGTCTCCGGCATTTACGACGGAAGCTTTTGTAATCTTAGATATAAAATGCGCCGCTCCGGATTCTGAATGCCTGATAACAAAAGCATCCGGCTTCATGGCCTCAAGATTAAGCAGAGTATCTTTAAGACTTTCTCCTTTCACGACGGAACTCTGCGAAACTGCAATGCTTAAAGAATCCGCGCTTAGTCTTTTTTGCGCTATCTCAAAAGACGACCTTGTTCTGGTGGACGGTTCGTAAAAAATATTTACTACGGTTTTTCCCCTTAACGTAGGAACTTTTTTTATGTCTTTTAGAGAAATTTTTTTAAATTCTTTTGCGGTTTCGACAAAATAATTAATATCGGATGCCGATAGGTCTTTGATAGTAATGAGGTCTTTTTTTTGAAAGCTCATATTTTTTCGACAAATTTTTTATCGCTTATACTTGTAATATTTACGTTAATTATTTCATTTTTTTCCGCTTTTATTTTCCTGCCTATAAAATCTGGACAAACAGGCAATTCTCTTCCTTCTTTATCGATAAAAGCCGCAAGTTTAATCTTGGCCGGTCTTCCGAAATCGAATATTTCGTCTATGGAAGCCCTGACGGTTCTTCCGCTGCTTATAACGTCGTCGACGAGTAAAATTTCCCTGCCGTTGATATCGAAAGGAAGATCCGTGGAATCGCCGGATTTTTTAACGGCAAACGGGTCGTCCCGATAAAGCGTCATATCTATATAGCCGATTTTACAGTCTATGCCGAACCTGTCTAAGACTGCTTTTTTTATCAAATCGGCCAAAACGATTCCGCCGTTTTTTATGCCTATTATTCCGATATTGCTAAAGTCTAAACCAGAACTTATTATTTTATTTATAAAATCATTAAGAATTAAGTCTGTTTCTTTATCGTCAAAAACTATAACTCCGCTTTTCGACATTAAATTCACCCTAAATTTTTAATTGGACATTCGGGAATTGTCTTAAAAAAACGATGCCAGTATATTTCGAAATGATTTTTAGGATTCCATGAAAAATATATGATAAAAGCCTGACCTATTACGTCTTTATATGGAACAAAACCCCAATATCTCGAATCGAAACTGTTATCCCTGTTATCGCCCATAACAAAAAGTTCATTTTTTGGAACCGTAATAGGGCCATAATTATCCCTTGGCGAATCGTAAGCCGGTAAAATCTTATTGGATGTCCATTTAGCATACTTGCAATTATAAATACGATTATTAATGTATACTTTATTGTTTATTATTTGAATCTTATCGCCCGGCGTACCTATAACTCTTTTAATAAAATCTATACCTGGATGAAGGTTATATTTTTTTGCATAAGGAAATTTAAATACTATTACCTGACCGGTTTTAGGATGCGAAACGGGAATTATATCGCCGGTAAAAGGAATATGGATTCCGTATATAAACTTATTGACCAAAATATGGTCACCCGGTATAAGGGTGGGTTCCATAGAACCCGAAGGTATTTTAAAAGCCTGTACGACGAAAGTTCTAAATAGTAAAGCTATAATTATCGCTATTATTATAGCTTTAAAGTAATCCCATAATGTATGTTTTTTATCGCTCATATAAAATATTTTAATTTTATAAATTATAGCAGTTTTTTTTAATAATGTCTAATATTGCAACATTGTCATCAGACTTTCAATATAGAGAGGAATGCCTCCTGTGGAATTTCGACCGAACCGATATTTTTCATTTTTTTCTTTCCTTCTTTCTGTTTCTCTAAAAGTTTTCTCTTTCTTGTAATATCGCCGCCGTAACATTTGGCTAGCACGTTCTTGCGTAAAGCCTTTATCTCTTCCCTGGCTATAATTTTAGAACCTATTTGCGCCTGAAGAACAACTTCGAACATCTGCCTCGGTATTAAAGTCCTCAGTTTTTCTACTATATTTCTGCCCCTTGCATAGGCTTTGTCCCTGTGCACTATAACCGATAAGGCATCTATCGGGTCTTTATTTACCAATATCTCAAGTTTTATCATATCTGCCGGCCTGTATCCGCTGAATTCGTAATCGAAAGAAGCATACCCTTTAGAAAGAGATTTTAGCTGGTCGTAAAAATCGAGAACTATCTCCGACAGAGGCAATTCATAAACTAACTGGACTCTGGTTTTCGTAATATATTTTAATTCTACCTGTCTTCCTCTTTTTTCTACGCAAAGGTTTATTATTTTCCCGAGATATTCGGAAGGAACATAAATATTTGCCTTAATAAAAGGTTCCTCTATATGTTCGACCTCCTGCATTGAAATATCTTCGGAAGGCGGAAATTTCATGGGATTAAGAGCAGTTTTAACTTCTCCTTTCATTGTTATTATATTATAAAGAACGGTCGGCGACGTAGATATAAGACTTAAACCGTATTCGCGCTCAAGTCTTTCGACTATAATTTCCATATGTAAAAGTCCAAGAAATCCGCATCTAAAACCGAAACCTAAAGCAAGCGAACTTTCGGGCTCGAATGAAAAAGAAGGATCGTTTAATTTTAATTTTTCTATAGAATCCTTAAGCTCGGTATAATCGTCGGAATCTATAGGATAGATGCCTGCAAACACCATAGGTTTAGGTTCTTTAAAATCCGGCAAAGGTTCTTTTGTAGGATTATTTTTAAGGGTTATAGTATCGCCAATTTTAAATCTTCCCGAATCTTTTATATTAGCTATTATAAATCCTACTTCTCCGGCGCTTAAAGCATTAAGCTCTTTCATGAAAGGGCTGTAAACGCCTACTTTTTGCACTTCATATGAAATTTTGGAGTGCATAAGCAGTATGATATCGCCTGGAACGACGGTTCCGTCGAATACCCTTATTAGCGCTATAACGCCCTGATATGAATCAAACCATGAGTCGAAAATGAGCGCCTTTAGAGGTGCGTTCGGGTCTCCGCTTGGATGGGGTATTTTGTCTATAACCGCTTCTAATATCTCTTTAATTCCTATGCCTTCCTTAGCGCTTGCCAAAATTGCGTCTCCGGCTTCCAAACCAACTACTTCTTCAATTTCTTTCTTAGTTTTTTCTGGGTCGGCGCTGGGCAGGTCTATTTTATTTATTACCGGAACTACGGTTAAGTTCATATCCGAAGCAATATAAACGTTTGCTAAAGTCTGCGCTTCAACTCCCTGCGTAGCATCGACTACCAAAAGAGCTCCTTCGCAAGCAGCTAAAGACTTAGACACTTCATAAGAAAAATCTACGTGTCCCGGAGTGTCGATCAGATTAAGCGTATAATCGACCCCGCCGTAATTATATGTAAGCCTCACGGTCTGAGCCTTTATAGTAATGCCTCTTTCCCGCTCAAGTTCCATGTTATCTAAAAACTGCGAAACTTTTTCCCTTTCGGTAATTGCTCCGGTAAAATCTAAAAACCTGTCCGCAAGCGTGGACTTTCCATGGTCGATATGGGCTATTATTGAAAAATTTCTTATTTTTTTTATGTCCATTCGATTTTATAAATTTTATAATATTACGGCCGTAAGCAAAATCGTAAGCCGGGTTCTGTATATGCCGGTCATTTCTCTATGCGAACAACCCGAAGACCGTATAAGACGAGCAGCCTTGGTCTTCCTATTTGTTCT of the Candidatus Acidulodesulfobacterium acidiphilum genome contains:
- the greA gene encoding transcription elongation factor GreA, with product MATNEKAFYITKEGHENLVKELKRLKSVERPANIKAIEEARAHGDLSENAEYQYAKDKQGFINGKIMEIEDQIARAQIIDVSKICEEKIVFGATVTLLDLNTDKEVSYKIVGDAESNIKEGKISISSPIAKALIGKCIGDEAKINVPNGVKEFEIIDIKYI
- the carB gene encoding carbamoyl-phosphate synthase large subunit: MPKRTDIKRILIIGSGPIVIGQAAEFDYSGTQGAKALTEEGYEVILVNSNPATIMTDPDNAYKTYIEPLTKDFVEKIIEKERPDSILPTLGGQTALNLTLELFDAGVVQKYGLNILGANIDAIKKAEDREYFKKSMEKIGVPVLQGGFARNMDEAYEVQKTIGFPVIIRPSFTLGGSGGGIAYNIYEFGEIAANGLNLSPISEILIEKSAIGFKEVELEVMTDKNKNTIIICSIENLDPMGIHTGDSITIAPVQTLSDGDLQKIRDYSIKIMSEIGVETGGSNIQFALDPDSENVYVIEMNPRVSRSSSLASKATGFAIAKIAAKLAVGYTLDEITNDITKKTLACFEPSIDYVVTKIPRFTFEKFPQTDSTLTTHMKSVGEVMAIGRTFAESLQKAARSLENGYYGIESLYGLDLSYDLINEKQDMEVVKEEIKLLIKNNDFRRLFLIADALRAGFSAKEINEFSKIDMWFLAQIESIIEHERKLFFAEEPLKNIDLIKESKEMGFSNRIIAKLIARKKDGKHILPEEYLKKDLKAVSIIEETKNAVYGALKDAGIKRVFKKVDTCAAEFEAATPYMYSSFDKFNEVEPIDNEKVVILGSGPNRIGQGIEFDYCCVHCSLALKEKKISSIMLNCNPETVSTDYDTSSRLYFEPLTFEDAEAVCDAENNPPVILQFGGQTPLKLAKKFDSQGIKILGTPYKYIDIAEDREKFKNIINKLNLLQPESSMAFSGEEIFDKAISIGFPVLLRPSYVLGGRAMEVIYGEEGLSEYIKKIFKQDISFPILIDKFLEDAIEIDVDALSDGESVYIAGIMEHIEEAGVHSGDSACSLPSFSLDNKSIEKIKDITETICREFYVNGLINIQFAVKNEKIYIIEVNPRASRTVPFIGKATGVQIAKLATRIMLGEKLKSFNLGRSFDINYYCVKEAVFPFSKFSNVDPMLGPEMRSTGEVMGIDSSFGMAYAKSQIAAGQNLPLAGNVLISVKDEDKKYLKELGISLTEAGLNILATKGTSEYLEGVGIKNVKINKVKEGRPHIIDALKNKEISMIINTPRGQKSLEDSYVIRRSAIEFSLPYYTTIRGAEAACMAIKALKENNISVKALQDYYKGI
- a CDS encoding radical SAM protein, translating into MFKIRDGFNLFKPSYLNISNADFIAKIDALYDLAENCGLCPRRCGAKRLKGEKGLCGGEDVLKIASINLHFGEEPPISGKTGSGTVFFSGCPLKCKFCQNYPISRYGAGVYHSTAEFAEKMVKLQEKGANNINLVTSAHYMPFVAESIFLAKKIGLNIPIVYNSSGYEDERLLDLLDNLIDIYLPDIKYSDDGYALKYSGISNYVEVNRKALKIMYEQVKELRINKKNGIAVSGLLIRHLVLPNGISGYEDSFKFIAEKLSIDVPVSIMSQYFPAYKAKYDDNISMPITNEEYSAAVESLIGNNLTGFFQNDKFFDEDLADLSHCER
- the carA gene encoding carbamoyl-phosphate synthase small subunit — protein: MDNSFKKEKAVLMFENGDFYEGFFEGKPLESGGEAVFNTAMNGYQELVTDPSYNGQVVVMTYPMIGNYGINEFDFESDKVWISGLVTKNYVNNYSHYGAVKSLSEFINSYGYPVVSGIDTRHLTISIRDGGQSNLYIAPKEAGIDYIKKKLSSLPKMEGLNLVSSVSCKKAYENKTDFPEFRVTVIDYGVKFNTIRCLNHIKADVTVVPHNFSKKEILNTEPDGILLSNGPGDPQTMTEEVETIKGLLGEKPIFGICLGHQLLSRSLGFKTYKLKFGHHGINQPVKNLKNGKVEITSQNHGFCVDFQGKSADKNTVLTHINLNDNTVEGIKNEKLKAFSVQYHPESSPGPRDSRYLFSEFKAICLR
- a CDS encoding dihydroorotase — its product is MDKLLIKNGIVIDPLTKTEVKRDIYIENGIIKDLPVKKPTGAKGGVKTISADGLIVFPGLIDMHVHLREPGYEYKETIKSGMEAAISGGFTSICCMPNTNPANDSEEVTSFLIGKAKNLDLINLFPIGAISKGLKGASLADIGKLKDAGAIALSDDGNPVEDSALMSRALLYADTFNLPVISHSEDIKLRGKGVINEGVMSERLGVIGMPSIAEDIGTARDVILAGYYGVKLHVAHVSTAGSVNIIRQAKKTGAKVTCETCPHYFSLTEESLLDYNTNAKMNPPLRTEMDKRAVTEAIQDGTIDVIATDHAPHSKDEKDDTLDAAPFGIIGLETSLPLTLRLFHDNKISLIRIAELMSLNPAKILNLTGRGSISNGYIGDITVVDLNKKWQFTEREIKSLSKNSPFIGEKFKGKSSFVIAGGKVLK
- a CDS encoding aspartate carbamoyltransferase catalytic subunit, which encodes MSFQKKDLITIKDLSASDINYFVETAKEFKKISLKDIKKVPTLRGKTVVNIFYEPSTRTRSSFEIAQKRLSADSLSIAVSQSSVVKGESLKDTLLNLEAMKPDAFVIRHSESGAAHFISKITKASVVNAGDGINEHPTQCLLDIMTVAEAKKDFKSLKVAIIGDIYHSRVARSDIYGFSKLGAEIYLYAPHSLLPRMAEYGGGKVFISKSMEEAVKNADVIIMLRIQKERAGYYFIPSIEEYRNFFRLTPELLSKADKKVMVLHPGPVNRDVEISGSIINENKTHIFKQVENGVAVRMACLYILIGYQKLNG
- the pyrR gene encoding bifunctional pyr operon transcriptional regulator/uracil phosphoribosyltransferase PyrR; translated protein: MSKSGVIVFDDKETDLILNDFINKIISSGLDFSNIGIIGIKNGGIVLADLIKKAVLDRFGIDCKIGYIDMTLYRDDPFAVKKSGDSTDLPFDINGREILLVDDVISSGRTVRASIDEIFDFGRPAKIKLAAFIDKEGRELPVCPDFIGRKIKAEKNEIINVNITSISDKKFVEKI
- the lepB gene encoding signal peptidase I — protein: MSDKKHTLWDYFKAIIIAIIIALLFRTFVVQAFKIPSGSMEPTLIPGDHILVNKFIYGIHIPFTGDIIPVSHPKTGQVIVFKFPYAKKYNLHPGIDFIKRVIGTPGDKIQIINNKVYINNRIYNCKYAKWTSNKILPAYDSPRDNYGPITVPKNELFVMGDNRDNSFDSRYWGFVPYKDVIGQAFIIYFSWNPKNHFEIYWHRFFKTIPECPIKNLG
- a CDS encoding elongation factor 4; this translates as MDIKKIRNFSIIAHIDHGKSTLADRFLDFTGAITEREKVSQFLDNMELERERGITIKAQTVRLTYNYGGVDYTLNLIDTPGHVDFSYEVSKSLAACEGALLVVDATQGVEAQTLANVYIASDMNLTVVPVINKIDLPSADPEKTKKEIEEVVGLEAGDAILASAKEGIGIKEILEAVIDKIPHPSGDPNAPLKALIFDSWFDSYQGVIALIRVFDGTVVPGDIILLMHSKISYEVQKVGVYSPFMKELNALSAGEVGFIIANIKDSGRFKIGDTITLKNNPTKEPLPDFKEPKPMVFAGIYPIDSDDYTELKDSIEKLKLNDPSFSFEPESSLALGFGFRCGFLGLLHMEIIVERLEREYGLSLISTSPTVLYNIITMKGEVKTALNPMKFPPSEDISMQEVEHIEEPFIKANIYVPSEYLGKIINLCVEKRGRQVELKYITKTRVQLVYELPLSEIVLDFYDQLKSLSKGYASFDYEFSGYRPADMIKLEILVNKDPIDALSVIVHRDKAYARGRNIVEKLRTLIPRQMFEVVLQAQIGSKIIAREEIKALRKNVLAKCYGGDITRKRKLLEKQKEGKKKMKNIGSVEIPQEAFLSILKV